gcttttttttttttaattttctgctaatttaaaaaaaaaagaaatcgaaGTCAAGTTTAAGAGTATAAAAGCAGTGCCACACAGTCAGTGGGCATATCAAGTTTCGACGATGAAGTTCCTGGCCATCTGCATTTTCCTGATCCTAGCCCTGGTGGCCGTTCAGGCCCATCCTGGCCACGGTAACCGTGGTGGACCCGGTGGATCCTTCGGTGGACAGGGTGGACCAGGTGGACCCGGTGGATCCTTTGGTGGACAGGGTGGCGGTAGTGCCAGCGCCACTGCCAACGCCAGTGCCGATGCCAAAAGCCAAGGAGGTGGCCCAGCCTCAGCCACCGCCAACGCAAACGCCGTCGCCACTTCCCAGGGAAGCGGAGGCCATGGAAACCGAGGATAGATCCAAAACCAAGGCAGAAGTGAACCCTAAACCCTCCAAACTACCTTAAAAAGTGGGCACGTCGCCAGACGGGCCTCTAAATTCGAAGCGACCCcgattaatatattaaaatgctaaatttgtttttcggaAATCACAgcttttgttcttttttctgGTCTATGAGGAAATTTATTACTATAACTTGGGAATACGTTAAAGATGCAGTGACGTCATTGCACCCTAAAAGCTACATTTAAAGGAGAAGAGATCATAAACTCAGCATCTtatgtttttgtaaaattcaGTGGTTGTTTAAAACCCGTTCGTTTggtttattcaatttattagCATAATTTGTACTTTGCTAGCAAATTTCATGCCTCCATATTAATAAAACggcgttgttttttttttgtttatttattggtGTTGAGAAAGTTTTCTGCATTAGATTATTAACCCATTGTATAAAATTTGTCAAtagaatacaaatttataaacgtTTGCTCgtctttttcaacttttggaAAGATTATTTTTGTACGCTTatcgaaaataaataagctaAAAACTTGCActactttttttataatgcTTAAAATgaatcaaagaaaatatagCACTAAACATCAAAATAACTCTCACCAAGcagaagtaaataaaataaagagaaagtgagacaaataaaataaggcaaaaatttaattgaattttcaatGGTTTATATGACAGATTTTTTATTCGTAGAAGGATTTTTTACCAAAGTTTATTACCTTTGGACTCTTGTTCTTTTTAAAGCGAATTAAAAATTGactcaaatttaattaaatctcaAATGCAAAGGTAAATGCAAACTAAATTGACCATGTCCAGCTACTGTCCACTTTATCTTTTTCATTcacagttttaagtccagCTTATCGATGCTCCTGTAGGTTTTTTTTAGCGACGATTTCAATCATTTTGGAACAAACGACGAATTCatgtttttgaatttcttttacaaCGTAAACAAGTGTATATGTCTGTCGAAAACTTATACAAAAAACTAATGATGATAATGACGACTGTCATTATAGCGTTGAAAATGGATCCTTTGAAAACGTTTGAATGAAACTATAACACAAACGCTCTCAAGGATATAAAAGCGATGTGACGTCAATCGATTTATCTTCGAGCTCCTAAAAACTTGCTACGTTTCTGAGGTAAACAAAATTGTGATTTCACAGCTTCACATCTGGCTAAATTTCTACGGTAGCTAAACCTATCTGGaaaccagttttttttaatttattgctttGATTTGCGTAAactatttgcattttttttgcatagcTAGTGTTTCACTTAACAAAACACAAGCATCTAATTAAGCATAACAATAcagtttttacaatttttgttattttgctTTAGAAAGTGGAACAAAAAGGACCGTTTGAAAGAGTATAATTTCTTCGTTTTTATTCTTTAAGTGTGTAAGGCCGTTAGGGCTAAGCTCCTTAAACCCttttttgtcttaaaaaaattgtctaaAAAGTCATagcccaaaaaataaacaccttATGTTAGAAGCAAAATGCCCTACTTCTAAGTACTTCAACTTATTATTCCTAAAACTACTGGattgtttaactttttgtttgcaatCTATTTCAAATGTTGcaatgtttcttatttttgaaCAGTAATTTTGTGCTTCTAACGAATCAATATctcaattaaacattttatatttagagATTAAATCTTTTTAGCCTTTATTAAGTGAGTGTTGCAGTAACAATTCCACAAAGAAAACGTAGCTAATGGATCACGAACTTGAGACGTGACAAACACTCAGCTGACCGGTTAATTTTCGGCACTTCGGCAAAGTATATAGTTTAACTATTTGGTGATTATTGCTTTCAAATTAACTTATGTTTATTTAGTAAATTCTGTTGACAGAAAAATTAGGTATacccaataaaaatatatatgttgaAGGAAAGCGTATTCAAAACATGTTTACTTCCTAGATcgcaaaatatacaaattctAAGCCGATATTAGTTGATATATTTGTAAGGAGTAGATTTTAGCTTTGTAGAACAAAAATGGGACTTGGTGTTAAGCTCAGTGAATAGATAAAAATGATAGATTTTATGTATAAGTAAGTTCAAAatcgatatatatatacattttctgAAGAAAAGTActtggaaataaataatttacaactTTTAACTGTAGTTGTATCTTCTATATTGTTTTGATCTCATTTGTTACTATTGAACTTCTTAAGAGCAGGGCTCTTGGCCAAATATAAAACAAGTTCTgcttcaaaatattttgttttcagtttttgtatttaacataataaaaaataaaaaatttaataatttaaaatcgtaGTCGCGGCTTATTTGCCAAAGGCGCTGGAGCTAGCACTAGCATTAGCATTGGCACTAGCACCACCTCCACGAGAGCTGGCGTTGGCGTTAGCATTGGCATTAGCGTTTCCACCTCCAAAACCGTTTCCATCGGCGACGGCGTTGGCATTAGCATTAGCTTCGCTGTTTCCGCCCCCAAATCCAGGACCGCCTCCAAATCCAGGACCGCCGCCGAAACCTCCTTGGTTTCCGAATCCGTTCTGTCCACCGAATCCACCTTGTTGTTGTCCTCTAAAACCGCCTGGTCCTCCGGGACCTCCGGGTCCTCCAAATCCAGGTCCGCCTGGTCCCCCGAAACCACCTCCTGGACGACCTCCAAAGCCACCGCCTGGACCACCTCCAAAGCCACCTCCTGGACCACCTCCAAAGCCACCCTGCTGACCACCGAAGCCACCTTGACCTTGAGATTGAGCGTTGGCGTTGGCATTGGCGTTGGCTTCGCTACCACCGAACGGCGGGGCGGCAGCGGACACGGCCAGGATTACGGCGAGAACGACGAAGACCTTCATGGTGATCTGCTTGATCGGAGTGACTTAACAAACTTAGTAGCCAATGCCCCAGGGCCCGGCTTTTATAGTGGCCAGACGTCCGGCAgacgcaaacaaaaaaaactgagaATGCCCCGCCACTCGGGAAAAAATTAGCATGCAAACAATAGTCACTGCCGAAAAATATTATCGGTGATCGGGGACTTAGGTAGGGCCTGAGTAGAGCAGATATCATCAGAAAGAGTCAGATAGATTTATGATTAAATGCAATGGTTTGAGGAAAGTTTGCAAATGTGTTTAGTCCAACACGAGCCGCGATCGTGGTGGTTTTCTATGGAACCGGTTTGCCCCTATCAATATTTAAGcgattattaatatttgtgtttatatttcattaggcatttatttatttttttttttttcggcactGTCACCGCTTTGGtactttgttattttataagaaaactgGTAGAGCATCAAAGCGGAAGGAAAAATCCCTTTAAGttgttaaaaaatcaaaaatatttctgattaaaagtttgttttttaagtttattcaattaaattcgtTCGTTACCTGTTGCCGCTGCTTAAATACAAcgtttttactattttatggAGTCACATAaaaagctttgttttttgcatgCTTAAAAAGTGTGGGACGAATCAGACTGCTCTATTTGACATAAATACATACtatagtattaaaaaaattaagtttggtATAAGACTTAACCAAggcaattttattatttccaaaatCCTAGTGTTAtgaaaaattaacaacaaacCACATAGTCTCCACATccagaaatacaaatttgttgctTGTCATCATTCgtatattacaaatatttttcttacaaCGCACACGCTCTTGAATaattaacacttttttaaCCGTTTCCTTGTTCTATTATCAATCCCAATTTATtcaattatataaaacaaatacaattttgtctGTAACCGCACAAGCCCCTATagaatttacataaatataagtttGTAAATATAAGTTTGTATTATTTCCAATTTACATTTTAGATTCAAATTAAATAGGCTGCCGGaccagcaaaataaaaatgataatataAACTGCGGACGTAAAATGTGTCGGATCAATGCGATAAAGTCCACACAGCTGCCTAACTCTttaacgaaaataaatacaaatataatataaaaaagtatatttactCTTTGTCATGCATTAATGTTAATTCAGTTAaaagtttgtaacgcagtgaccctataaagtgtgtatattcttgatcagcatatTTGATGGTGTTTTTTTCGCacctgttttgttttggtttttttatccAATAAGAATTATGAAGTGTGATGATTTGTTTCTTGTTAAGTTTGTGCATACATACTcaataaccaaaataaaaatataaaaatatcaatcaTCAGCTACGTTTAAGGAAAACCAGATAAGTATATTCTGTTTGATCATTTACATTATGTGCTTGAACTATTTATCTCGAAATCTAAGTGGTTTATtagcataaaaatatatcacatTCAAGACATTCtcgatttgtttgttttattctcttgcatataaatttagttatttagaATTTTCGAGAAAAACGCTTGTATGTTTAAAGGCAACAAATTTATGCCGAATGCCAATACATTTTCCGATCGTTTCTTGGCAGTAATACTGTACAGAAAACGAACTGCTGCCAAAGTTTCTAAACCTTTTTGAaactgtttaaatatattccgATTTTCCATAGTGAAAAAGGTTTCTCGGGCAgcggttttaatttgttggaaaGAGATTTCTTCAAGGAATCAATTCCGCACAAAAACCTACCTGCTGCATAGCactaattgaaaaacaattaaagtattttgattttaatttattaattttttattcacaGTCATTTCTTAtcgcttaattaattttaacttggCTTAACCGCGGAATCCGGCGCCTCCTGAAGCAGCAGAGGCAGAAGAAGATGCGGTAGCGGATCCGCCACCTCGTCCACCACCACCAGAAGCCGAAGCCGAGGAGGATGCCGAGGCAGTGGACGAGCCGCCGGCGCCACCGCCGCCGAAACCGCCTCCTGGACGACCTCCAAAGCCGCCGGGTCCGAATCCTggaccgccgccgccgccgaatCCGCCATGTGGACGACCTCCGAAGCCGCCGCCACCGAAGCCGCCGCCACCGAAACCGCCAGGGCCGCGATTAAATCCGCCACCACCGAATCCAGGGCCACCACCGAATCCAGGGCCCCCTCCGAATCCAGGGTTACCTCCAAATCCAGGTCCGCCACCGAATCCACCGGGACGTCCTCCAAATCCGCCGCCGCCCTGAGcgttggcattggcattggcattagCGTTGGCGTTGCCGCCGCCAAACTGAGGCAGGGCCGATGCCACAGCCACCAGGACGGAGAGTGCGATGAAGAGTTTCATGTTGAGTTGTTGCCGCTTCGAGAGCTGTCCCCACACTTGGCCACTGCACCGGCGGGTCCGGCTTTTATTCAGTTCCGCGTCCGAAAAGAGATTCGTAGATCTCTCGGTGATCCACCCTCAAAACGAACTCTTCGCAGCAGCAGACcgacagcaacaaaaaacggAACGTATTATCAATATTTATAGCCCGGCTCATTAGCAGGTTCGGGGCGTACGATCGCCAGACCCTACGCTCAACAGACCCGGCCATTCGATCCGCACTGCAACCGGTTAATCCCAAACTCGAGCGCACCTCAGACGCGCCCCCTTCTCTAGCCGTCCACTATTAAGACAGCATAACGATCGATTTGGGTCCCCTGATGTCATTAGTGGAGCAGTTTTGGCGGTGGGGACTGCAGGGAGGTAAATTATAGATAGATATGCCCAAGGGGTTGTCTAAGATCATTGCAGGTAGATTTAATTCTAcgaaaaatcccaaaaagtctAGAAAGCCAAGATCTGCTGATAATGTTTCTATATCTCgatgatatttaattttaaaaaattattctaatttttccaaacatcaattactttaattttataagaaattaaCTTCGCccttaaagaaattaaaaaacaattgtatAATATTTAGATTCCAACACAACCAACTACCATTTCACCCGTGGAACTGGTTCAGTTTTGGCATCTCTATGCGGctaataaaacatttcttcGTTGTATCAAAAGCAGATGACTGATTTTCTTGTCCACAATAATTTATGCTTACGTTTTTTTGTTGCCCGTACCCAACTGTTCAgttttttaacgattttttttcGCGACgcgcaaatttttatttgtttgtttatctcTGCTTCCATAAAAGCCGAATATAATTGATAATGTTATAAAACTTGAATTTGGACAAATTCGAAATGTTAATTCTTCTAATTAATACCAGAGGTTTGataaaggaaaaacaaaatcccgaacaatttgaaattcaaattaatattttgtatggaTTTTGTTTGTTCAGTTTGGAAAGCAATGAAAAAAGTAATGGTCCTAAGGGAGGCACGATGTGAGGGGAGTCCCCTGAGTGTGTGTCAAGTGATCTTTCGAGATTTACTAGGCCACATACATATGCAACAGGGTACTGAAAGGTCTCCTACTCCCCAAAGCCCGCATCACCTATGCCAAATCTATCCAAGCTTTGATGAACGAATGtgcaactatttttattatttctgccCACTTATATGCATGAATTAACGGCAATTTTATTCATCTTGGCCCCCGTCTGATGCGAATTTTACCAGTTTTTTCAAGAGACATTGTCATAGCTTCTGGTGATTAAGTGGTTCAAAACATAGATGTAGGAGAGTCAGATCTATGTTGACTGGTAATGTTAAAGTTTATTACATAGTTTTTAGttagtttatagtttttaataaaaaaattaaaaattgcacTTCAGTGTGAAATATGGAAAATGCTTGTTGTGCCGAGTTTgtagaaaaatgttaaaaataaattacaaatggaaatacatataaataatgataaatagtaaattaaataattgttgaggcattaaaaattttttttttattttttaaatatttgctcatatttaatcatttaaaaatggcTTCATATTTTCAGCTCTGGACCCAACAAATgacatcaaaaattcaaaatatataaaatgagtTTCATTTTGGTCAAGATAACGATATTTTACTCGTCTTTCTTGCCGAACACTAAAATACCTTGTATGtgggttttaaaattttgtttatttcagaCTTTCTTCAAACATTTATCTTAGCTTAACCTAGGCTCTAGTTTATCTTCTCTCATCGCGCTTAGCCGTAGAagttgccgccgccgctggcCGAGGCCGATGAGGAGGCAGATGCGGAGGCAGCACCGCCACCCCCACCGGCGGCTGAGGCGCTTGACGAGGCCGATGCTGAGGCAGCACCACCGCCACCTCCGCCACCACCGCGTCCGCCGCCGCCATGATGACGCCCGCCACCGCCAAATCCACCATAGGGATTACCGCCGAAGCCGCCGCCTCCATAGGGACCTCCGCCGAATCCGCCGCCATAGGGATTTCCGCCAAATCCACCATATGGTCCTCCACCGTAGCCGCCACCTCCAAATCCGGGTCTTCCAAATCCGCCACCTCCAAATCCGGGTCCGCCAAATCCGCCACCTCCGAATCCGGGTCCGCCAAATCGAGGTCCTCCAAATCCGAACTGAGGTAGAGCCGAGACGGCGGCCAC
This genomic stretch from Drosophila gunungcola strain Sukarami unplaced genomic scaffold, Dgunungcola_SK_2 000001F, whole genome shotgun sequence harbors:
- the LOC128261331 gene encoding uncharacterized protein LOC128261331; this encodes MKFLAICIFLILALVAVQAHPGHGNRGGPGGSFGGQGGPGGPGGSFGGQGGGSASATANASADAKSQGGGPASATANANAVATSQGSGGHGNRG
- the LOC128261271 gene encoding acanthoscurrin-1 → MKTLIVLALLVAAVSALPQFGFGGPRFGGPGFGGGGFGGPGFGGGGFGRPGFGGGGYGGGPYGGFGGNPYGGGFGGGPYGGGGFGGNPYGGFGGGGRHHGGGGRGGGGGGGGAASASASSSASAAGGGGGAASASASSSASASGGGNFYG
- the LOC128263414 gene encoding uncharacterized protein LOC128263414, with the translated sequence MKLFIALSVLVAVASALPQFGGGNANANANANANAQGGGGFGGRPGGFGGGPGFGGNPGFGGGPGFGGGPGFGGGGFNRGPGGFGGGGFGGGGFGGRPHGGFGGGGGPGFGPGGFGGRPGGGFGGGGAGGSSTASASSSASASGGGGRGGGSATASSSASAASGGAGFRVTPIKQITMKVFVVLAVILAVSAAAPPFGGSEANANANANAQSQGQGGFGGQQGGFGGGPGGGFGGGPGGGFGGRPGGGFGGPGGPGFGGPGGPGGPGGFRGQQQGGFGGQNGFGNQGGFGGGPGFGGGPGFGGGNSEANANANAVADGNGFGGGNANANANANASSRGGGASANANASASSSAFGK